A segment of the Chthonomonadales bacterium genome:
CCTGCAACTCGGGTACGGCGCCTCCCCGAGCCTCGAGATCGTCATCCGCGCGACGCTCGCCGAGCGCAAAACGTTCAACGGCGACGGCTTTGGCATCCGACATGGCGGCACCGACGTGGAGCTGCTGGGCCGGCTGCGCTCGCCGCGCTACCCGGACTGGGCCCTGGAGGTCGGGTTGAGCTCGGCGGCAACCGCGGCCCAGGACGACCTGTTCCTCACGGCGCAGGCGCTCTACCAGCGAGGGATCGGGCCGCGCACCACGTTCTTCCTGGCTCCCAAGGCGGTCTTCATCGACTCCAACGCGCTCATCGGCATCGGCGGCGGCGTCGCCGTGCGCCTCGCCGAGGGCCTGGAGGCTGTCGGCGACATCACCGGCATGGTGAGCGGCGACAACACCTACAGCGTGCACTCGGGCGGACGCACGCGGGGCGAGGTGTGGGGGGCGGCGCTGCGCTACGCGCCGCCTCGCGGGAACCGTGACCTGGTCCTGGAATTGGGCGTGACCAACGGGCTCGGCGTGACGACCGGGATGAGCATGACGCCGGGCCTGGGGGGCAGCGCCGCCGTGGTGCTCGGCGCGACCTGGCGCCGATAGCGGAAAGGAGCACGCCATGTCCGCACGGCTACGGCCCATGCTCGCCCTCGCCGCGGCCCTGGTGCTGATCTCGGCTGGCTGCGGCGGCAATGACGCCTACGCGCCGACCGTCCAGCAGCCCGGGGGGCAGAGCCCCGACTTCGCGCTCTCCATGTCCCGCTCCAGCATCCTGATGCCCTCGCGCGGCACGGCCACCCTCACCGTCACGCTCAAGTCGCTGAACGGCTTCTCGTCGCCCGTGACGATGTCGGCCGACGCGCTCCAGCCGTCCATACCCGGCGCGCCGGCCGACCGGGCCGCTAGCCGCGACACCGTCCCGCTCAGCGTGGCGTTCGACCCGAAGACCGTGACGCCAACGGCGATCGGCGCGGTGTCGACCGCCACCATCGCCGACCCGAACTCCGCTGCACCTTCCGCCACGCCCTACACCATCACGATCCGGGCTACCGGTGGCGGCAAGGTGCACACCGCGGAGGTGAGCGTCACGATCACGACCATCGACATCGCGGTGACCCCCGCCTCTCTGGATCTGCTCTTCGGTACGAGCGTCGACTACACCGTCACCGTGACGCCCCGCTACGGGTTCACCGGCACGGTCGACCTGAGCGCGATCGGGCTGCCCTCGTACGTCACCAGCGGCTTTGAGCCGGCCCCGCTGACCTTCACGGCGAGCGATGGCGCGAAGTCCTCGACTCTGACCCTCGCGCTCGGCCTCACCCTGCAGGGCGCGCCGGCGCGCTCGGGGCCGCCCGGCAGGCAGTCGCTCCAGGACGTCTCGTTCACCGTGGTCGGCCAGAGCGGCCCGCTCCGCCGCACGACGACCGCCATCGTCCGCGTGGAGACCGGCTCGGAGGAGTGAGATCGCGCGAGGGGCTGCCTCCACGGCAGCCCCTCGCGTGCGTCCGGGCCCGGCAAACGAAAGGACTCGTCGCGGGAGGGCGCGAACGCTCTGGCGAGCGCGTCCGCGCAATCTCAGCGCGCGCCACGGAGGACAGGCATGGCCACCGAACGCACCGTGATCGGCATCGACGTGGGCACCGGGTCCGCCCGCGCCGGGATCTTCGATCCCGGGGGCCGAATGCTGGCCTCCGCCGTCGAGCCGATCCGCATGTGGAAGCCCCGGCCCGACCACGTCGAGCAGTCGTCCGACGACATCTGGCGGGCCGTCAGCAAGGTCGCGCGCGCCTGCCGCGAGCAGGCCGGGGCGACGCCGGAGAGCGTCGCCGGCATCAGCTTCGACGCCACCTGCTCGCTCGTGGTGCTTGGCGAGGGCGACCGGCCGCTGCCGGTCAACGAGGAGGGCGAGGCCGAGCGCAACATCATCGTCTGGATGGACCACCGCGCGCTGGCGGAGACCGACGCCATCAACGCCGGCGGCTACGACGTGCTGCGCTACGTGGGCGGCCGGCTCTCGCCAGAGATGGAGACGCCCAAGCTCAAGTGGCTCAAGGCGCACCTGCCGGACACGTGGAGCCGGGCCGTCAGGTTCCTCGATCTTGCCGACTTCCTCACCTACCGGGCCAGCGGAGTGGACGCCCGCAGCCTCTGTACCGCCGTCTGCAAGTGGACCTATCTCGGGCACGAGGGCGAGCGCGGCCGCTGGGACCGCGGCTACTTCGCCGACATCGGGATCGCCGACGCCCTCGACGGCCGCCGCGTGGTGGACGACGTGCGCCCCATGGGCAGCGACCTGGGCCCGCTGACGGCCGCGTCCGCGGCCGACCTCGGCCTCACCACCGCCTGCCGGGTCGGCGTGGGGATCATCGACGCGCACGCTGGCGGCCTCGGATTGCTGGGGGCCGTCTGGGAGGGCAAGGCCGGGCGCGACCCGGCGGACCTCGAGAGCGGCCTGGCGCTGATCGGCGGCACCTCCAACTGCCACATGGCCGTCTCCCGCGAGCCGCGCTTCATCGACGGGATCTGGGGCCCCTACTACGGCGCGATGGTGCCCGGCATGTGGCTCACGGAGGGCGGCCAGACGACCGCCGGCAGCGCGATCGACCACGTGATCGCCGACCACGCCAACGCGCCCAGCCTCCAGGCCGAGGCGAAGCGGCGGCGCAAGACGGTCTACGAGCTCCTGAACGCCGAAGTGGCGCGGCTGCAGCAAGAGAGCGGCAAGGGCCCGGAGTTGACGCGCGATGTGCACATCCTGCCCTACTTCCTCGGCAACCGCTCCCCGAAGGCCGACCCGCACGCTCGCGCCGCCTACGACGGGATCTCGCTCGACGAGTCGGTCACGTCGCAGGCCCTGCGCTACTACGCCGCCATTCAGGCGGTGGCCTACGGCACGCGCGACATCATCGCGGCCATGAACCGGTCGGGCTACCGCATCCGCAGCATGTATGTGACGGGCGGCGGAACGAAGAACCCGCTCTGGCTCCAGGAGCACGCCGACGCCACCGGCTGCTCCATCCTGCTCCCGCGCGAGCCCGAGGCCGTGCTCCTCGGCTCCGCGATCCTGGCCGCCGCCGCCTCCGGGCTGCACCCGGACGTTGCGGCGGCCATGCAGACCATGTGCGGGTCCGGAGCCACCGTCAGGCCGCGCCGGCATACCGCCGCCTACCACCGCGCCAAGTTCGCCGTCTTCAATGCGATGTATCGCGAGCAGCGAGGCCATCGCGCGCGCATGGCGCGGTTCTGATGGCAGGGAGCTGCGCGATGGCCGTATCCGGCGACATCTCCGACCGCCTGCTGGCCGAGTGCATCGGACGCCCGCGGGCCCCCGCCGAGCTCCAGTGGCTCTGCGACAACGTCGGCGGCCGCACGAGCGGCGCCGAGAGCGGACACCGCGCCGAGGAATGGGCCCATCACCTGCTCAGGCGCTGGGGCCTCGCCAACGTGCGCTTCGACTCGTTCCCCGTTACCGTCTGGACGCGCGGCTCCATCGACGCCGAGGTGCTGGGGTCGACTGGCTGGCGGCTGACGGCGCTCGCTCACGGCAACGCGCCGCGCGCCGCCGACGTCACCGCGCACGTGGTGGACGTAGGGCACGGCGAGCGCGAGCAGTGGCTGGCGGCGACCGACACGGTGGGCGGCGCCATCGCGCTGTGCGACGAGGGAGCTTCGGCGGGCCGCCGTCCCCTGCACCGCACCGAGAAGCTCGGCCTAGCGATCGAACTCGGCGCGGCCGGCCTGATGATCGTGAGCTCGGCTCCAGGCGGGCTACCGCGCACCGGCGTCTGCCACGAAGGCGAGTCGCCCATCCCGAGCGCGGGAATCTCGCTGGAGGACGGCGAGCGGCTGCGCCGCCTGCTCAAGGCCGGGGCAGCGCCCGAGGCGCGAGTGCGAATGGCGAACGGCATGGCCAGGGCCACCGCGCGCAACGTGCTGGCCGACCTGCCGGGCTCCGAAGCGCCCGGCGAGGTCGTGCTGGCAGGCGCCCATCTCGACTCCTGGGACGTGGCGCAGGGCGCGACGGACAACGGGCTCGGCACGGCCATCGTGCTGGAGGCCGCCCGCGCGCTCGCGGCAGTTGGCCGCGCACCCCGGCGCACCCTCCGATTCGCCCTCTGGGCCGCCGAGGAGGTCGGGCTCCTCGGCTCCCGGCGCTACGCCGAGCGGAACGCGGACGTGCTCGCCGACCACGTCGCCGTGATGAACTTCGACATGACTGGTGACCCCTTCGGCTACTGGACACCGGGCCGGGAGGAGCCCGCGCCGCTGCTGCGCGGCCTCGTCGCTCAGCTCGCAGGGCTCGGGATGCGCGAGGAATGGTCGCACCGCGCCGGCCTCCACAGCGACCACCAGCCCTTCATGCTGGCCGGCGTGCCGGTCGTCGGCCTTCAGGGTCGCATCGTGGGGGACGGCGGCCACTACTACCACAGCGTGGGCGACACGTTCGAGAAGGTCTCGCTCCCCGCGCTCGCTCGCGCCGCCGCGGTCGCCGCGCACACGCTCTGGGCGCTCGCGGACGCGCCGGAGCGCCCGTATGCCATGATGGATCCCGCCGGGGTGCGCGCGATGGTCGAGGAGGCGGGGCTGCGGGAGGCCCTGGAGGCCGAGGGCTACGACGGCCCGCCGATGCGCGCCTGACGCCCGCCGCACGGCCGCCCGCCGGGCGCCGGGCGCCCATCGAACGCGCGCCGGAGCACAGACACGGCCGCGCTCCGCGCGGCATGCCGCGCGCCGGCCACGGCACGGGCGACCCGGCCATCCAGCAGCGGGAGCTGTCGCTTCAGCCGCTCCGCCGGTCCAGAAGCCGGGTCCGGCACCGGGCTGTCGCCGCGCCGCAGCGCGCGCCCGATCTCCGGAGCCCGCGGGCAGAGCGCCTCCGCCGCCCCGGCCGGCGCCGACGCGCCCAGATGCTCCCGCACCCACCAGAGCGCGAACCCGGTTGCCGCGGCGGCCCCGGCCGCTCGCGCCCGCTCGACCAACCGCTCCGCGTCGATCCCCCCGGCCCGCACGCACTCGGCGATGTCGCAGAAACGCGAGAGAGAGTCCCATCCGTGCCGGTGCAGGTGCGCGGCCAGGTAGACCAGCCGGTCGACATCGTCCATCGCCCAGGCCGGCGCGCCGGCGCAATCGCGCGGGCCGGCCGCACGCCACAGCCGCGCGGTGCCCGCGCCGGTCAGCGGGACCAGTCGCCGGTGGAGGTCCACGCGCCCCGCCCGCGCGGCATGCGTGAGCTGAAGCTCGTGCAGGAGCATCTCGCGCAGGCGGCGCGTGCCCGGGTAACGCGCGTCGATGGCGTAGCCCAGCCCGGCCAGGAGCGCGGCGGCCGGGCGCAGCTCGTCGGGTGGCACGAGCAGGTCGAGGTCGGCCATCGGGCGCAGCGAGCGGTCGTGATAGACGCCGTCCAGGAGCGCGATCCCCTTCAAGGGCATCACGCGCAGGCCCGCGCCGTGCGCGGCGCGCAGGATCTCGGCGGCCTGCGCCATGAGCCGCGCGTTGCGGAGGGCCGTGGCCCGGCCGAGGGTGAGCAGGTCGGCGAGGGCGGCCTCCGGCGCGCTCCCGTTGCCAGGGAGCGCGCGCAGGTGCCGCGAGAGGAGCCCCGCGACGCCATGGGCGACCGCCTGGCGCACCAGGCAGTCCCAGTCTCGCACCTCGCGCAGGGCGCCTGCAAGGCGGTCGGCCGTCGCGTCGTCGAGATGTACGCGGCAGGCAAGCAGGAGCGCGCGGTCGGCGGGCGAGATCATCGTTCGCGGCGAGCCCGCCGCCGCTCGAGGGCCAGCAGCGCGCTGTCGGCGACCGCGGCGCAGCGCGCAGCCGACCATGCCGCCTGGCCGAGCGCCCAGGCCGGAGCCCATCCCGCCAGGAGGATCAGCCGACGCCACGCGCGTAGCGGCAGGCAGCCCGGACGGGACCAGGGGCACGCGCCCGCGAGCGGAGTTATCAACCGGGCCTGGAGCCGGCTGACGCGGGCCGTGAGCCGGCACAGCCACCCCGCCGGAACCACGTGGGGATAGAGCGCGCCGCGTCGGGAGTGCACCACGGCCACGCGGCCGAGCACGGCGCCGCAGCCGACCGGCGGATCGCATCGCGCGGCACGGTCGCCCTTGGTGATCAGGAGAAGGCCGGGCTCGGCCGGGTCCGTGCCGCGCCGCATCTCCACGACGCGGTGCACGACGGTCTCGCCGCCCGCGCGGAACACGACTACGTCGCCCACGCGCACCGGCGAGGCCGCCCACTCCAGTTCCAGCGTATCGCCCGGGGCGATGAGGGGCCACATGCTACAGCCGTCGACCGGCAGGCGCGCGCCCGCACGCACGCCGTCGTCATGCACCCTGGTGCGTGGCCACCGGGAGCGCGACATGTGGGCACGGTCCTCCTCGGAACGCATGGCCCCCCCTCCCCTTCGGGACGCGCGACCTCAGAACAACGGCGTGCGGAGCGCC
Coding sequences within it:
- a CDS encoding FGGY-family carbohydrate kinase — protein: MATERTVIGIDVGTGSARAGIFDPGGRMLASAVEPIRMWKPRPDHVEQSSDDIWRAVSKVARACREQAGATPESVAGISFDATCSLVVLGEGDRPLPVNEEGEAERNIIVWMDHRALAETDAINAGGYDVLRYVGGRLSPEMETPKLKWLKAHLPDTWSRAVRFLDLADFLTYRASGVDARSLCTAVCKWTYLGHEGERGRWDRGYFADIGIADALDGRRVVDDVRPMGSDLGPLTAASAADLGLTTACRVGVGIIDAHAGGLGLLGAVWEGKAGRDPADLESGLALIGGTSNCHMAVSREPRFIDGIWGPYYGAMVPGMWLTEGGQTTAGSAIDHVIADHANAPSLQAEAKRRRKTVYELLNAEVARLQQESGKGPELTRDVHILPYFLGNRSPKADPHARAAYDGISLDESVTSQALRYYAAIQAVAYGTRDIIAAMNRSGYRIRSMYVTGGGTKNPLWLQEHADATGCSILLPREPEAVLLGSAILAAAASGLHPDVAAAMQTMCGSGATVRPRRHTAAYHRAKFAVFNAMYREQRGHRARMARF
- a CDS encoding nucleotidyltransferase family protein, whose amino-acid sequence is MISPADRALLLACRVHLDDATADRLAGALREVRDWDCLVRQAVAHGVAGLLSRHLRALPGNGSAPEAALADLLTLGRATALRNARLMAQAAEILRAAHGAGLRVMPLKGIALLDGVYHDRSLRPMADLDLLVPPDELRPAAALLAGLGYAIDARYPGTRRLREMLLHELQLTHAARAGRVDLHRRLVPLTGAGTARLWRAAGPRDCAGAPAWAMDDVDRLVYLAAHLHRHGWDSLSRFCDIAECVRAGGIDAERLVERARAAGAAAATGFALWWVREHLGASAPAGAAEALCPRAPEIGRALRRGDSPVPDPASGPAERLKRQLPLLDGRVARAVAGARHAARSAAVSVLRRAFDGRPAPGGRPCGGRQARIGGPS
- a CDS encoding S24/S26 family peptidase, which encodes MRSEEDRAHMSRSRWPRTRVHDDGVRAGARLPVDGCSMWPLIAPGDTLELEWAASPVRVGDVVVFRAGGETVVHRVVEMRRGTDPAEPGLLLITKGDRAARCDPPVGCGAVLGRVAVVHSRRGALYPHVVPAGWLCRLTARVSRLQARLITPLAGACPWSRPGCLPLRAWRRLILLAGWAPAWALGQAAWSAARCAAVADSALLALERRRARRER
- a CDS encoding M20/M25/M40 family metallo-hydrolase; the protein is MAVSGDISDRLLAECIGRPRAPAELQWLCDNVGGRTSGAESGHRAEEWAHHLLRRWGLANVRFDSFPVTVWTRGSIDAEVLGSTGWRLTALAHGNAPRAADVTAHVVDVGHGEREQWLAATDTVGGAIALCDEGASAGRRPLHRTEKLGLAIELGAAGLMIVSSAPGGLPRTGVCHEGESPIPSAGISLEDGERLRRLLKAGAAPEARVRMANGMARATARNVLADLPGSEAPGEVVLAGAHLDSWDVAQGATDNGLGTAIVLEAARALAAVGRAPRRTLRFALWAAEEVGLLGSRRYAERNADVLADHVAVMNFDMTGDPFGYWTPGREEPAPLLRGLVAQLAGLGMREEWSHRAGLHSDHQPFMLAGVPVVGLQGRIVGDGGHYYHSVGDTFEKVSLPALARAAAVAAHTLWALADAPERPYAMMDPAGVRAMVEEAGLREALEAEGYDGPPMRA